In Thiospirochaeta perfilievii, a single window of DNA contains:
- a CDS encoding ATP-binding protein, with the protein MKNLPIGISNLNMIIENNLVYVDKTEIAYNLIKSPGRYFLSRPRRFGKSLFLDTLKEIFEGNKDLFKGLFIYDNWDWDKKYPVIKIDFAGGSVKNIKDLNNKIQANINHYKNLYNIQLNETGISNQFNELIFKIQDKFSSKVVVLIDEYDKPLLDNIENPEMAMEIREGLKNFYSVFKEQDANIQFVFLTGVSKFSKVNIFSGINNLEDITLNKDYATICGYTQNDLEVYFKEHLEGVDRELLKNWYNGYNFLGNGYASAVYNPFDILLFLSNGKTYRNYWFETETPTFLIKLLKKNNYFLPDLSNVEVGEEILSSFEIDSISIITLLFQTGYLTIDSVDDSMGKQFYSLKIPNNEVKIALNDYIITAYTDLNEQKTPIQKSTFSALKSGDFKSLEKTIIRLFAGIPYRNFTKNKMYEYEGYYASVLYAFFSAINCDVIPEDITNHGQVDMTIKLGSTICVMEIKTTTNFEPNSQNLALKQIQDMDYAKKYLGITNTTTVYELGLVFDMDKRNLVQFDWRIRR; encoded by the coding sequence ATGAAAAATCTACCTATTGGTATAAGTAATCTAAACATGATAATAGAAAATAATCTTGTTTATGTAGATAAAACAGAAATTGCTTATAATTTAATTAAATCTCCTGGGCGTTATTTTTTATCTAGGCCTAGACGTTTTGGTAAATCCCTGTTCCTGGATACTTTAAAGGAGATATTTGAAGGTAATAAAGATCTTTTTAAAGGCCTTTTTATTTACGACAATTGGGACTGGGACAAAAAATATCCTGTTATAAAAATTGATTTTGCAGGTGGTTCTGTAAAGAACATTAAAGATCTTAATAATAAAATCCAGGCAAATATTAACCATTATAAAAACCTGTATAATATCCAGTTAAATGAAACAGGTATATCCAATCAATTTAATGAATTAATATTCAAAATTCAGGATAAATTCTCATCTAAGGTTGTTGTACTAATTGATGAATATGATAAACCTCTTTTAGATAATATAGAAAATCCTGAAATGGCAATGGAAATTAGGGAAGGCTTAAAGAATTTTTATTCTGTATTTAAAGAACAGGATGCTAATATTCAGTTTGTATTTTTAACTGGTGTTAGTAAATTCAGTAAAGTTAATATCTTTTCTGGAATTAATAACCTTGAGGATATTACACTTAATAAAGATTATGCAACAATTTGTGGCTATACTCAAAATGATCTAGAAGTTTACTTTAAGGAACATCTTGAAGGGGTTGATAGGGAACTACTAAAAAACTGGTATAACGGTTATAATTTTCTAGGCAATGGGTATGCATCTGCTGTATATAATCCCTTTGATATATTACTTTTTCTAAGTAATGGTAAGACCTACAGAAATTACTGGTTTGAAACAGAGACACCCACTTTTTTAATTAAATTACTCAAAAAAAACAATTATTTTTTACCTGACTTATCTAATGTTGAAGTTGGAGAAGAAATATTAAGTTCCTTCGAAATTGATTCGATATCAATTATAACTTTACTTTTCCAAACTGGGTATTTAACTATTGATAGTGTTGATGATAGTATGGGAAAACAGTTTTATAGTCTAAAAATACCTAATAATGAGGTAAAAATAGCCTTAAATGATTATATAATTACTGCTTACACCGATCTTAATGAGCAAAAAACTCCGATACAAAAAAGTACTTTTAGTGCCTTAAAAAGTGGGGATTTTAAAAGCCTTGAAAAAACGATAATTAGACTTTTTGCAGGGATTCCATACCGAAACTTTACAAAAAACAAGATGTATGAATACGAGGGTTATTATGCCTCTGTTCTCTATGCCTTCTTCTCTGCTATAAACTGTGATGTAATACCTGAGGATATTACAAACCATGGACAAGTAGATATGACTATTAAACTTGGTAGTACTATTTGTGTTATGGAGATTAAAACCACTACTAATTTTGAACCAAATTCCCAAAACCTTGCCCTAAAGCAAATACAGGATATGGATTACGCTAAAAAGTACCTAGGAATAACGAACACCACCACAGTCTATGAACTAGGCCTAGTCTTTGATATGGATAAACGAAACTTGGTTCAGTTTGATTGGAGAATAAGAAGATGA
- a CDS encoding helix-turn-helix transcriptional regulator — translation MLKPASEQRLKTAMDKFLIYKNSGNSTREMTMEQALKCKYNLTKKEIDICLLIKNGLIREDIQNKLNLSTPTLKTHLTHIYEKTELNNNREGRGDKFSQLLYLLFNL, via the coding sequence TTGTTAAAGCCTGCTTCTGAACAGCGATTAAAAACAGCTATGGATAAGTTTTTAATTTATAAAAATTCTGGTAATTCAACAAGAGAGATGACCATGGAACAGGCTCTTAAGTGTAAATACAATTTAACCAAAAAAGAGATTGATATTTGTTTACTTATTAAAAATGGTTTAATAAGGGAAGATATTCAGAACAAACTTAATCTTTCAACACCAACATTAAAAACCCATTTAACCCATATATACGAAAAAACAGAATTAAATAACAACAGAGAGGGGAGGGGAGATAAATTTTCCCAACTCCTCTACCTGTTGTTTAATCTATAG
- a CDS encoding sensor histidine kinase, which translates to MHTGLKITGALNYFQDNIRDERILFWVFGAIISIALYNLIVFISTKDRNYLYYFLYIFFMLMYDITVEGFGRYYLWPNWHWFLSKDYNIFMSLSFVFVLFFAKSFLSVKTYSSKLLKVYNITIIIFILNILLFMLPLSEIIINFTTLCFFYGIMLLFLSGLYISLKGYRPARFYIVAWIFLIVGSAATTLRRVHVLPDNILTEYAIYFGTVVESILLAFALGDRVLMIQNKKLEAEEALIDANNRILQNRMKPHFLFNSMNIIFNQILESPKGAMESLQLLSDNYHFITEFNDKRIVKLQEEVNFLKNYLDLMKLRWPDILEIIYNIDDELSKIPVPPFILQPPAENAFKYSLNKMEQKEIEIKIHSINGIVHLEIINLAMDKLGHVDYSRSLGNIINRLKGILRTLILLCPRKNRILLHE; encoded by the coding sequence ATGCATACAGGCCTAAAAATTACCGGAGCTTTAAATTATTTTCAGGATAATATAAGGGATGAAAGAATCCTTTTTTGGGTATTTGGAGCTATTATATCCATTGCACTTTACAACCTTATAGTTTTTATTAGTACCAAAGATCGAAATTACCTATATTATTTTTTGTACATATTTTTCATGTTAATGTATGACATTACAGTTGAAGGATTTGGTAGATATTACCTATGGCCTAATTGGCATTGGTTTTTATCTAAAGACTACAATATATTTATGTCTTTAAGCTTTGTGTTTGTACTCTTTTTTGCAAAGTCATTTTTATCAGTAAAAACCTATAGTTCAAAACTTCTAAAAGTATATAACATTACAATTATAATATTTATATTAAATATTCTTTTATTCATGTTACCACTTTCGGAAATTATTATTAATTTTACGACCCTATGCTTCTTTTATGGAATAATGCTACTATTTTTATCTGGATTATACATATCCCTAAAGGGTTACAGGCCCGCAAGATTTTATATAGTTGCCTGGATATTTCTAATTGTAGGTTCCGCAGCTACAACCCTAAGAAGGGTGCATGTGCTTCCAGATAATATTCTAACAGAGTATGCGATATATTTTGGAACCGTTGTAGAGTCAATATTATTGGCCTTTGCATTAGGTGATAGAGTTCTAATGATACAGAACAAGAAACTTGAAGCAGAGGAAGCATTAATTGATGCAAACAACCGAATATTACAAAATAGAATGAAGCCCCACTTCTTATTTAACTCAATGAATATTATTTTTAACCAAATACTAGAGTCCCCAAAGGGTGCAATGGAAAGCTTACAATTACTATCTGATAACTACCACTTTATTACCGAATTCAACGATAAGAGAATTGTTAAACTACAGGAAGAGGTTAATTTTTTAAAAAATTATTTGGATTTAATGAAGCTACGATGGCCTGATATATTGGAAATTATTTACAATATTGATGATGAATTATCAAAGATTCCTGTTCCTCCATTTATACTTCAACCCCCTGCTGAAAATGCATTTAAATACAGTTTAAATAAAATGGAACAAAAAGAAATTGAAATAAAAATACACTCAATTAATGGAATAGTTCATCTTGAAATTATTAACTTAGCTATGGATAAGCTGGGACACGTAGATTACTCAAGATCCCTTGGTAATATTATTAACAGATTAAAGGGTATATTAAGGACTCTAATCTTATTATGCCCCAGGAAAAACAGAATATTATTGCACGAATAA
- a CDS encoding ATP-binding protein, which yields MKNLPVGISTLSKLLENNMVYVDKTEIAYKLIHKAGAYFLSRPRRFGKSLFLDTLKEIFEGNKDLFKGLFIYNNWDWDKKYPVIKIDFAGGFVRNRDELDVILKEKFNAIKKYHNISIESETVSGIFSETIGSLASKYSSKVVILIDEYDKPLLDNIENPEMAMEIRDGLKSFYSVIKEQDTNIQFVFLTGVSKFSKVNIFSGINNLEDITLNKDYATICGYTQNDLEVYFKEHLEGVDRELLKNWYNGYNFLGNVHTSAVYNPFDILLFISNNRSYRNYWFETGTPTFLIKLFQKNNYFLPDLNDIEVGEEILSSFDIDNIEPTALLFQSGYLTIKEVTTVMGRLKFKLQFPNFEVKTSFNEYLINGYTFYTTQKMKLEESIYNSLQSGSFDTLEKTITRIFAGIPYRNFTKNKMYEYEGYYASVLYAFFSAINCDVIPEDITNHGQADMTIKLGNTICVMEIKTTTNFEPNSQNLALKQIQDMDYAKKYLGITNTTIYELGLVFDMDKRNLVQFDWNVRGN from the coding sequence ATGAAAAACCTACCTGTTGGGATAAGTACATTATCTAAATTGCTAGAAAACAATATGGTTTATGTCGATAAAACAGAAATTGCATACAAACTTATACATAAAGCTGGAGCATATTTTTTATCTAGGCCTAGAAGATTTGGTAAATCTTTATTCCTGGATACTTTAAAGGAGATATTTGAAGGTAATAAAGATCTTTTTAAAGGCCTTTTTATTTATAATAATTGGGACTGGGACAAAAAATATCCTGTTATAAAAATTGATTTTGCAGGTGGTTTTGTAAGAAATAGAGATGAACTTGATGTAATACTTAAAGAAAAATTTAATGCTATTAAAAAATATCATAATATTTCTATAGAATCTGAAACTGTTTCAGGTATATTCAGTGAGACAATTGGATCTCTTGCATCTAAATATTCTTCTAAAGTTGTTATTCTAATTGATGAATATGATAAACCCTTACTTGATAACATTGAAAATCCTGAAATGGCAATGGAAATTCGTGATGGATTAAAAAGCTTTTATTCTGTAATTAAAGAACAAGATACTAATATTCAGTTTGTATTTTTAACAGGTGTTAGTAAATTCAGTAAAGTTAATATCTTTTCTGGAATTAATAACCTTGAGGATATTACACTTAATAAAGATTATGCAACAATTTGTGGCTATACTCAAAATGATCTAGAAGTTTACTTCAAGGAACACCTTGAGGGTGTTGATAGGGAACTACTAAAAAACTGGTATAACGGTTATAATTTTTTAGGCAATGTGCATACATCTGCTGTATACAACCCCTTTGATATCCTACTTTTTATTAGTAATAATAGAAGTTACAGAAATTACTGGTTTGAAACAGGGACTCCTACTTTTCTAATTAAACTATTCCAAAAAAACAATTATTTTCTACCTGATCTTAATGACATAGAAGTGGGAGAAGAAATACTTAGTTCCTTTGACATTGATAATATTGAACCGACAGCCCTACTTTTTCAGTCAGGGTATTTAACTATAAAAGAAGTCACAACTGTTATGGGAAGGCTAAAATTTAAGTTACAGTTTCCAAATTTCGAAGTAAAAACATCATTTAATGAATACCTTATAAATGGTTATACTTTTTATACTACCCAGAAGATGAAATTAGAGGAATCCATATATAATTCTTTACAAAGTGGCTCCTTTGATACACTAGAAAAAACTATAACTCGGATTTTTGCAGGGATCCCATACCGAAACTTTACAAAAAACAAGATGTATGAATACGAGGGTTATTATGCCTCTGTTCTCTATGCCTTCTTCTCTGCTATAAACTGCGATGTAATCCCCGAGGATATAACAAACCACGGCCAAGCTGATATGACTATTAAACTTGGTAACACCATTTGTGTTATGGAGATTAAAACCACTACTAATTTTGAACCAAATTCCCAAAACCTTGCATTAAAGCAAATACAAGATATGGATTACGCTAAAAAGTACCTAGGAATAACGAACACCACTATCTATGAACTAGGCCTAGTCTTTGATATGGATAAAAGAAACCTTGTACAGTTTGATTGGAATGTAAGGGGGAATTAG
- a CDS encoding ATP-binding protein, with protein MKNLPVGISTLSKLLENNMVYVDKTEIAYKLIHKAGAYFLSRPRRFGKSLFLDTLKEIFEGNKDLFKGLFIYNNWDWDKKYPVIKIDFAGGSVKNIKDLNNKIQANINHYKNLYNIQLNETGISNQFNELIFKIQDKFSSKVVVLIDEYDKPLLDNIENPEMAMEIREGLKNFYSIFKEQDANIQFVFLTGVSKFSKVNIFSGINNLEDITLNKDYATICGYTQNDLEVYFKEHLEGVDRELLKNWYNGYNFLGNGYASAVYNPFDILLFLSNGKTYRNYWFETGTPTFLIKLLKKNNYFLPDLSNVEVGEEILSSFEIDSISIITLLFQTGYLTIDSVDDSMGKQFYSLKIPNNEVKIALNDYIITAYTDLNEQKTPIQKSTFSALKSGDFKSLEKTIIRLFAGIPYRNFTKNKMYEYEGYYASVLYAFFSAINCDVIPEDITNHGQVDMTIKLGSTICVMEIKTTTNFEPNSQNLALKQIQDMDYAKKYLGITNTSVYELGLVFDMDKRNLVQFDWRIKR; from the coding sequence ATGAAAAACCTACCTGTTGGGATAAGTACATTATCTAAATTGCTAGAAAACAATATGGTTTATGTCGATAAAACAGAAATTGCATACAAACTTATACATAAAGCTGGAGCATATTTTTTATCTAGACCCAGAAGATTTGGTAAATCTTTGTTCCTTGATACTTTAAAGGAGATATTTGAAGGTAATAAAGATCTATTTAAAGGTCTTTTTATTTATAATAATTGGGACTGGGACAAAAAATATCCTGTTATAAAAATTGATTTTGCAGGTGGTTCTGTAAAGAACATTAAAGATCTTAATAATAAAATCCAGGCAAATATTAACCATTATAAAAACCTGTATAATATCCAGTTAAATGAAACAGGTATATCCAATCAATTTAATGAATTAATATTCAAAATTCAGGATAAATTCTCATCTAAGGTTGTTGTACTAATTGATGAATATGATAAACCTCTTTTAGATAATATAGAAAATCCTGAAATGGCAATGGAAATTAGGGAAGGCTTAAAGAATTTTTATTCTATATTTAAAGAACAGGATGCTAATATTCAGTTTGTATTTTTAACAGGTGTTAGTAAATTCAGTAAAGTTAATATCTTTTCTGGAATTAATAACCTTGAGGATATTACACTTAATAAAGATTATGCAACAATTTGTGGCTATACTCAAAATGATCTAGAAGTTTACTTTAAGGAACATCTTGAAGGGGTTGATAGGGAACTACTAAAAAACTGGTATAACGGTTATAATTTTCTAGGCAATGGGTATGCATCTGCTGTATATAATCCCTTTGATATATTACTTTTTCTAAGTAATGGTAAGACCTACAGAAATTACTGGTTTGAAACAGGGACACCAACTTTTTTAATTAAATTACTCAAAAAAAACAATTATTTTTTACCTGACTTATCTAATGTTGAAGTTGGAGAAGAAATATTAAGTTCCTTCGAAATTGATTCGATATCAATTATAACCTTACTTTTCCAAACTGGGTATTTAACTATTGATAGTGTTGATGATAGTATGGGAAAACAGTTTTATAGTCTAAAAATACCTAATAATGAGGTAAAAATAGCCTTAAATGATTATATAATTACTGCTTACACCGATCTTAATGAGCAAAAAACTCCGATACAAAAAAGTACTTTTAGTGCCTTAAAAAGTGGGGATTTTAAAAGCCTTGAAAAAACGATAATTAGACTTTTTGCAGGGATTCCATACCGAAACTTTACAAAAAATAAGATGTATGAATACGAGGGTTATTATGCCTCTGTTCTCTATGCCTTCTTCTCTGCTATAAACTGTGATGTAATACCTGAGGATATAACAAACCATGGACAAGTCGATATGACTATTAAACTTGGTAGTACTATTTGTGTTATGGAGATTAAAACCACTACTAATTTTGAACCAAATTCCCAAAACCTTGCCCTAAAACAAATACAGGATATGGATTACGCTAAAAAGTACCTAGGAATAACGAACACATCTGTTTATGAACTAGGCCTAGTCTTTGATATGGATAAACGAAACTTGGTTCAGTTTGATTGGAGAATAAAAAGATGA
- a CDS encoding IS4 family transposase encodes MSFHDTIFRQILQLIPRYEFEKIVKSEKGDFANKGFSCWNQFSAMLFAQLSGQTGLRGIENGLELQSKKLYHLGISKTKRSTLSYANNNRPNEIYEKLFYSLLSKLHSKHKNHKFRFKNPLYSVDASTIDLCLSMFDWAHFRKKKGGIKLHVTLDHSSYIPSFVTVTDAKVHESNEIKNVPFKKDDVIVFDRGYTDYQYYSDLGEEGIYFVTRLKKNAKYSVLDDKDVSKYENILSEKIIVFDKIISKKGKPLKLRLVESYDPDLKKSITLITNHFSWSPRTISAIYKDRWQIEIFFKTIKQNLKIKSFLGTSRNAVLTQVWIVMISFLILKYMEFQSTLGWTVSSIMAILSTILFANLNLIDWLTVPPDKQAPQKSYLLQKELF; translated from the coding sequence ATGAGTTTTCATGATACTATTTTTCGACAAATACTACAATTAATTCCGAGATATGAATTTGAAAAAATTGTAAAATCAGAAAAAGGAGACTTCGCGAATAAAGGATTTTCCTGTTGGAACCAGTTTTCAGCAATGCTATTTGCTCAATTAAGCGGACAAACAGGTCTAAGGGGAATTGAGAACGGTTTAGAGCTTCAAAGTAAAAAGCTGTATCATTTAGGGATATCCAAAACTAAACGCTCAACGCTCTCTTATGCAAATAATAATCGTCCAAATGAGATCTATGAAAAACTATTTTACTCTTTATTATCAAAGCTTCATAGTAAACATAAAAATCATAAATTTAGATTTAAAAACCCACTTTATAGCGTAGATGCGAGTACTATAGATCTTTGTCTGAGCATGTTTGATTGGGCTCATTTTAGGAAAAAGAAGGGAGGAATTAAACTCCATGTGACATTAGATCATTCCAGTTATATTCCCTCATTTGTTACTGTGACGGATGCAAAAGTACATGAATCTAATGAAATTAAAAATGTTCCTTTTAAAAAAGATGATGTTATTGTTTTTGATAGAGGGTATACCGATTACCAATATTATTCAGATTTAGGTGAAGAAGGTATTTATTTTGTTACAAGACTGAAGAAAAATGCCAAATATTCTGTGCTTGACGATAAAGACGTTTCAAAGTATGAAAATATACTGTCTGAAAAAATCATAGTTTTTGATAAAATAATATCTAAGAAAGGAAAGCCTCTAAAACTGCGGCTTGTTGAAAGTTATGATCCTGATTTGAAGAAAAGTATAACACTAATTACAAATCACTTTTCATGGTCCCCCAGAACTATTTCAGCAATATATAAAGATAGATGGCAAATTGAAATTTTCTTCAAAACAATTAAGCAAAACCTAAAAATTAAAAGCTTTTTAGGAACAAGTCGAAATGCGGTTCTAACTCAAGTTTGGATCGTTATGATTTCGTTTCTGATATTGAAATATATGGAATTTCAATCTACTTTAGGTTGGACTGTATCTTCAATAATGGCTATATTATCTACGATATTATTTGCAAATCTAAACTTAATTGATTGGTTAACAGTCCCGCCTGATAAACAAGCTCCACAGAAAAGTTATCTGCTACAAAAGGAGTTGTTTTGA
- a CDS encoding ATP-binding protein, with translation MKNLPVGISTLSKLLENNMVYVDKTEIAYKLIHKAGAYFLSRPRRFGKSLFLDTLKEIFEGNKDLFKGLFIYDNWDWNKKYPVIKIDFAGGSVKNIKDLNNKIQANINHYKNLYNIQLNETGISNQFNEVIFKIQDKFSSKVVILIDEYDKPLLDNIENPEMAMEIREGLKNFYSVIKEQDANIQFVFLTGVSKFSKVNIFSGINNLEDITLNKDYATICGYTQNDLEVYFKEHLEGVDRELLKKWYNGYNFLGNVHTSAVYNPFDILLFLSNGKTYRNYWFETGTPTFLIKLFQKNNYFLPDLNDIEVGEEILSSFDIDNIEPTTLLFQSGYLTIKEVTTVMGRLKFKLQFPNFEVKTSFNEYLINGYTFYTTQKMKLEESIYNSLQSGSFDTLEKTISRIFAGIPYRNFTKNKMYEYEGYYASVLYAFFSAINCDVIPEDITNHGQVDMTIKLGDTICVMEIKTTTNFEPNSQNLALKQIQDMDYARKYLGITNTKVYELGLVFDMDKRNLVQFDWRIRR, from the coding sequence ATGAAAAACCTACCTGTTGGGATAAGTACATTATCTAAATTGCTAGAAAACAATATGGTTTATGTCGATAAAACAGAAATTGCATACAAACTTATACATAAAGCTGGAGCATATTTTTTATCTAGGCCTAGAAGATTTGGTAAATCTTTGTTCCTAGATACTTTAAAGGAGATATTTGAAGGTAATAAAGATCTATTTAAAGGTCTTTTTATTTACGATAATTGGGACTGGAATAAAAAATATCCTGTTATTAAAATTGATTTTGCAGGTGGTTCTGTAAAGAACATTAAAGATCTTAATAATAAAATCCAGGCAAATATTAACCATTATAAAAACCTGTATAATATCCAGCTAAATGAAACAGGTATATCCAATCAATTTAATGAAGTAATATTCAAAATTCAGGATAAATTCTCATCTAAGGTTGTTATTCTAATTGATGAATATGATAAACCCTTACTTGATAATATCGAAAATCCTGAAATGGCAATGGAAATTAGGGAAGGCTTAAAGAATTTTTATTCTGTAATTAAAGAACAGGATGCTAATATTCAGTTTGTATTTTTAACTGGTGTTAGTAAATTCAGTAAGGTAAATATTTTTTCCGGTATTAATAACCTTGAGGATATTACACTTAATAAAGATTATGCAACAATTTGTGGCTATACTCAAAATGATCTAGAAGTTTACTTTAAGGAACACCTTGAAGGGGTTGATAGGGAACTACTAAAAAAATGGTATAACGGTTATAATTTTTTAGGCAATGTGCATACATCTGCTGTATATAATCCCTTTGATATATTACTTTTTCTAAGTAATGGTAAGACCTACAGAAATTACTGGTTTGAAACAGGAACTCCTACCTTTCTAATTAAACTGTTCCAAAAAAACAATTATTTTCTACCTGATCTTAATGACATAGAAGTTGGAGAAGAAATACTTAGTTCCTTTGACATTGATAATATTGAACCTACAACCCTACTGTTTCAATCTGGTTATTTAACTATAAAGGAAGTAACCACTGTTATGGGAAGGTTAAAATTTAAGTTACAGTTTCCAAATTTCGAAGTAAAAACATCATTTAATGAATACCTTATAAATGGTTATACTTTTTATACCACCCAGAAGATGAAATTAGAGGAATCCATATATAATTCTTTACAAAGTGGCTCCTTTGATACACTAGAAAAAACTATATCCCGTATTTTTGCAGGGATTCCATACCGAAACTTTACAAAAAACAAGATGTATGAATACGAGGGTTATTATGCTTCTGTTCTCTATGCCTTCTTCTCTGCTATAAACTGTGATGTAATACCTGAGGATATAACAAACCATGGACAAGTAGATATGACTATTAAACTTGGTGACACTATTTGTGTTATGGAGATTAAAACCACTACTAATTTTGAACCAAATTCCCAAAACCTTGCCCTAAAGCAAATACAGGATATGGATTACGCTAGAAAGTACCTAGGAATAACGAACACCAAAGTCTATGAACTAGGCCTAGTCTTTGATATGGATAAACGAAATTTGGTTCAGTTTGATTGGAGAATAAGAAGATGA
- a CDS encoding ATP-binding protein has protein sequence MKNLPIGISNLSMIIENDLVYVDKTETAFKLIKSPGRFFLSRPRRFGKSLFLDTLKEIFEGNKDLFKGLFIYDNWDWDKKYPVIKIDFAGGSVKNSKDLNNKIQANINHYKNLYNIQLNETGISNQFNELIFKIQDKFSSKVVILIDEYDKPLLDNIENPEMAMEIREGLKNFYSVIKEQDTNIQFVFLTGVSKFSKVNIFSGINNLEDITLNKDYATICGYTQNDLEVYFKEHLEGVDRELLKNWYNGYNFLGNGYASAVYNPFDILLFLSNGKTYRNYWFETGTPTFLIKLFQKNNYFLPDLNDIEVGEEILSSFDIDNIEPTTLLFQSGYLTIKEVTTVMGRLKFKLQFPNFEVKTSFNEYLINGYTFYTTQKMKLEESIYNSLQSGSFDTLEKTISRIFAGIPYRNFTKNKMYEYEGYYASVLYAFFSAINCHVIPEDITNHGQVDMTIKLGDTICVMEIKTTTNFEPNSQNLALKQIQDMDYAKKYLGITNTSVYELGLVFDMDKRNLVQFDWRIRR, from the coding sequence ATGAAAAACCTACCTATTGGAATAAGTAATCTAAGTATGATAATAGAAAATGATCTGGTCTATGTAGATAAAACAGAGACCGCTTTTAAATTAATTAAATCTCCAGGACGTTTTTTTCTATCTAGACCCAGACGTTTTGGTAAATCTTTATTCCTTGATACTTTAAAGGAGATATTTGAAGGTAATAAAGATCTTTTTAAAGGCCTTTTTATTTACGACAATTGGGACTGGGACAAAAAATATCCTGTTATAAAAATTGATTTTGCAGGTGGTTCTGTAAAGAACAGTAAAGATCTTAATAATAAAATCCAGGCAAATATTAACCATTATAAAAACCTGTATAATATCCAGTTAAATGAAACAGGTATATCCAATCAATTTAATGAATTAATATTCAAAATTCAGGATAAATTCTCATCTAAGGTTGTTATTCTAATTGATGAATATGATAAACCCTTACTTGATAATATCGAAAATCCTGAAATGGCAATGGAAATTAGGGAAGGCTTAAAGAATTTTTATTCTGTAATTAAAGAACAAGATACTAATATTCAGTTTGTATTTTTAACTGGTGTTAGTAAATTCAGTAAGGTAAATATTTTTTCCGGTATTAATAACCTTGAGGATATTACACTTAATAAAGATTATGCAACAATTTGTGGCTATACTCAAAATGATCTAGAAGTTTACTTTAAGGAACATCTTGAAGGGGTTGATAGGGAACTACTAAAAAACTGGTATAACGGTTATAATTTTTTAGGCAATGGGTATGCATCTGCTGTATATAATCCCTTTGATATATTACTTTTTCTAAGTAATGGTAAGACCTACAGAAATTACTGGTTTGAAACAGGAACTCCTACCTTTCTAATTAAACTGTTCCAAAAAAACAATTATTTTCTACCTGATCTTAATGACATAGAAGTGGGAGAAGAAATACTTAGTTCCTTTGACATTGATAATATTGAACCTACAACCCTACTGTTTCAATCTGGTTATTTAACTATAAAAGAAGTCACAACTGTTATGGGAAGGTTAAAATTTAAGTTACAGTTTCCAAATTTCGAAGTAAAAACATCATTTAATGAATACCTTATAAATGGTTATACTTTTTATACCACCCAGAAGATGAAATTAGAGGAATCCATATATAATTCTTTACAAAGTGGCTCCTTTGATACACTAGAAAAAACTATATCCCGTATTTTTGCAGGGATTCCATACCGAAACTTTACAAAAAACAAGATGTATGAATACGAGGGTTATTATGCCTCTGTTCTCTATGCCTTCTTCTCTGCTATAAACTGCCATGTAATACCTGAGGATATTACAAACCACGGCCAAGTAGATATGACTATTAAACTTGGTGACACTATTTGTGTTATGGAGATTAAAACCACTACTAATTTTGAACCAAATTCCCAAAACCTTGCCCTAAAGCAAATTCAGGATATGGATTACGCTAAAAAGTACCTAGGAATAACGAACACATCTGTTTATGAACTAGGCCTAGTCTTTGATATGGATAAAAGAAATTTGGTTCAGTTTGATTGGAGAATAAGAAGATGA